One window of Gloeothece citriformis PCC 7424 genomic DNA carries:
- a CDS encoding DNA polymerase III subunit gamma/tau — protein MSYEPLHHKYRPQTFMDLVGQEAIAQTLINAITTNRIAPAYLFTGPRGTGKTSSARILAKSLNCLSSDKPTPIPCGTCEVCKAIARSSALDIIEIDAASNTGVDNIREIIERAQFAPVQCRYKVYVIDECHMLSVAAFNALLKTLEEPPNHVVFVLATTDPQRVLPTIISRCQRFDYRRIPLEDMVKHLKLIANKESIDIDDEAITLVAQIANGGLRDAESLLDQLSLLSGTITPARVWELVGAIPELDLLKLLKAIASKDPTHILDSCRHLMNRGKEPLTILQNLAGFYLNLVIAKTAPTRSDLVAVTASTWTQLCQEAQQWNLEEILQGQQHLKESEAQLKHTTQPRLWLEVTLLGLLSLGVVSKPSLEEKPVNGNNGKNGKGHHSSVQAPSISPNSQIISPPPQPKPEPKVDPVQESSPPQTTPEKPKTTEQNIQPSEDLEKLWHQVLDQVEPPATQALFSQQGHLISFDGSVAIIGVNSQNLFKLYQERISALETALKAIFQKFVKVNIQITNVNQAPEIPKETPSLNPISSRQIEPIKEVAQPQSTPSPDEEETFTNNGKSPQVDPPSSPEPESLSPSQEEITITQDEPEILDPVEENTLDESKNEINKACELLIKAFEGELIENQEIFLSEKSEMNIDKPLSNSPVTPIINTTPIPESNSEQIPDEIQEKNLSNDDIITLNESHDLVEIQTEQEAQNQEYKPQIIPEIKGRPDISNLPEDELDF, from the coding sequence ATGTCATACGAACCCCTACATCATAAATACCGTCCCCAAACATTCATGGACTTGGTGGGTCAAGAGGCGATCGCCCAGACCCTCATTAATGCGATCACCACGAACCGCATCGCCCCGGCTTACCTATTTACTGGCCCCAGAGGAACGGGAAAAACCTCTAGTGCGAGAATTTTAGCCAAGTCTCTCAACTGTCTGAGTAGTGATAAACCCACTCCTATTCCCTGTGGAACTTGTGAAGTGTGTAAGGCGATCGCCCGGAGTTCGGCGTTAGATATTATTGAAATAGACGCAGCGAGTAATACAGGGGTTGATAACATCAGAGAGATTATCGAAAGGGCGCAGTTTGCCCCCGTACAGTGTCGTTATAAAGTTTATGTGATTGATGAATGCCATATGTTATCGGTGGCGGCGTTTAATGCTTTACTCAAAACTTTAGAAGAACCCCCAAATCATGTGGTTTTTGTTCTTGCTACTACCGATCCTCAGCGAGTTTTACCGACGATTATTTCTCGTTGTCAACGCTTCGACTATCGCCGTATTCCTCTAGAGGATATGGTTAAACATTTAAAATTAATTGCCAACAAAGAAAGTATTGATATTGATGATGAAGCGATTACTTTAGTGGCTCAAATTGCTAACGGTGGACTCAGAGATGCAGAAAGTTTATTAGATCAATTAAGTTTATTATCCGGCACTATCACCCCCGCTCGCGTTTGGGAATTAGTCGGTGCTATTCCTGAATTAGATTTATTAAAATTACTCAAAGCGATCGCTAGTAAAGATCCTACTCATATTTTGGATAGCTGTCGTCATTTAATGAATCGAGGGAAAGAACCTTTAACCATTTTACAAAATTTAGCCGGATTTTATCTCAATTTAGTGATAGCAAAAACTGCTCCCACTCGTTCAGATTTAGTCGCGGTAACGGCTTCAACCTGGACACAATTATGTCAAGAGGCTCAACAGTGGAACTTAGAAGAAATTTTACAAGGACAACAACATCTCAAAGAAAGTGAAGCACAATTAAAACATACCACTCAACCCCGATTATGGTTAGAAGTCACCTTATTAGGTTTATTATCTTTAGGAGTTGTTTCTAAACCGTCTCTTGAAGAAAAACCAGTTAATGGAAACAATGGGAAGAATGGAAAAGGCCATCATTCTTCTGTACAAGCTCCCTCTATTTCACCTAATTCTCAAATTATCTCCCCTCCTCCTCAACCTAAACCAGAACCTAAAGTAGACCCCGTTCAAGAGTCTTCCCCTCCTCAAACCACACCCGAAAAACCAAAGACAACAGAGCAAAATATTCAACCGTCTGAGGATCTTGAAAAACTTTGGCATCAGGTACTCGATCAGGTAGAACCGCCAGCAACCCAAGCTTTATTTTCTCAGCAAGGTCATTTAATCAGTTTTGATGGTTCAGTTGCCATTATTGGGGTTAATTCTCAAAATTTATTCAAACTCTATCAAGAAAGAATATCTGCTCTTGAAACCGCTTTAAAAGCCATTTTTCAAAAATTTGTTAAGGTTAACATACAGATTACTAATGTTAATCAAGCTCCAGAAATACCAAAAGAAACTCCGTCATTAAATCCCATTTCTTCTCGACAAATTGAACCTATTAAAGAAGTTGCTCAACCTCAATCTACTCCCTCTCCTGATGAGGAAGAGACTTTTACTAATAATGGAAAATCTCCTCAAGTTGACCCTCCCTCAAGTCCTGAACCTGAGTCACTCTCTCCCTCTCAAGAAGAGATTACTATAACTCAAGATGAGCCAGAAATATTAGATCCAGTTGAGGAAAATACTTTAGATGAATCGAAAAATGAAATCAATAAAGCTTGTGAACTATTAATCAAAGCTTTTGAAGGAGAGTTAATCGAAAATCAGGAAATATTTCTCTCAGAAAAATCAGAAATGAATATTGATAAACCTCTCTCTAATTCTCCTGTTACTCCTATCATTAATACTACTCCTATACCTGAGTCTAATTCAGAACAAATCCCTGATGAAATCCAAGAAAAAAATCTCTCAAATGATGATATAATTACTCTCAATGAGTCTCATGATTTAGTTGAAATTCAGACGGAACAAGAAGCTCAAAACCAAGAATATAAGCCTCAAATTATCCCCGAAATTAAAGGACGGCCTGATATATCTAATTTGCCGGAGGATGAGTTAGATTTTTGA
- a CDS encoding TetR/AcrR family transcriptional regulator, which produces MTHSPQKPSLKKLRPPQRDAQATQEKILEAAEREFSRHGLKGARIGEIAQNSGVTTAMIYYYFQSKEGLYKAVLERPALEVQEIMSGLNLDQKPPIEALKAFIEAAIAYEAKHPHRGMLWFQEANQNGGEYFKLNKGSWSGIFAYINAILERGMADGSFRQLDPLVTIVQILGICIFYFNIHENWKHFMPDYDRLSPEAVNKHTQEAIDLILNGVKASKI; this is translated from the coding sequence GTGACTCATTCACCCCAAAAACCCTCATTAAAAAAACTTCGCCCACCCCAAAGAGATGCACAGGCGACTCAAGAGAAGATATTAGAAGCAGCAGAAAGAGAATTTTCTAGACATGGATTAAAAGGAGCTAGGATCGGGGAAATTGCCCAAAATTCAGGAGTAACCACTGCTATGATTTATTATTACTTTCAGAGCAAGGAAGGGTTATACAAAGCGGTATTAGAACGTCCTGCCTTAGAAGTCCAAGAAATCATGTCCGGACTCAATTTAGACCAAAAACCCCCCATAGAGGCTTTAAAAGCGTTTATAGAGGCGGCGATCGCCTATGAAGCGAAACATCCTCATCGGGGAATGTTGTGGTTTCAGGAAGCCAATCAAAATGGAGGAGAATACTTTAAATTAAATAAGGGGAGTTGGTCAGGAATATTTGCATATATCAACGCTATTTTAGAGAGAGGAATGGCCGACGGAAGTTTTCGACAACTCGATCCCTTAGTCACGATCGTTCAAATTTTGGGGATTTGTATTTTTTACTTTAATATTCATGAAAATTGGAAACATTTTATGCCAGATTATGATCGATTGAGTCCAGAAGCGGTTAACAAGCATACTCAAGAAGCGATCGACCTCATTTTAAATGGAGTAAAAGCTTCAAAAATCTAA
- a CDS encoding Rieske 2Fe-2S domain-containing protein yields MAMLVGAPWLLGHRSMLGINQPKKVSLYGLDYVIWQEPNGKINALPNACPHMGAMLSEGWCETKNKDNSVVVCPFHALEFDSQGCTVLPGSNKKTLPQLKPLELMIEGDFIWSYGGYEPKISLPKILNEIAAKYEFIGYTGDTSVKTDLLSMLLNMHDYNHQNGTHRELFRIIEVQFKEFIDDGYSSHAFYDNITVPYQFWEKVQKPELFMIPKVIEAHLENHFPSLVIFYGNFPGGKLAQCHFFVPESETQTRTYVLMFAQTKNPVFKLLKNRILNLAKVVVEQDTDILGKIYANVPQKIKLNNEIGMDWVRRNFKTFSE; encoded by the coding sequence ATGGCGATGTTAGTAGGCGCTCCCTGGTTATTGGGACATCGTTCGATGTTGGGAATTAATCAACCGAAAAAAGTCTCTTTATATGGGTTAGATTATGTGATTTGGCAAGAACCGAATGGTAAAATAAACGCTCTGCCTAATGCTTGCCCTCACATGGGAGCGATGTTATCAGAGGGATGGTGTGAGACGAAAAATAAAGACAATAGCGTTGTTGTCTGTCCCTTTCATGCGTTAGAATTTGATAGTCAAGGGTGTACGGTTTTACCGGGATCAAATAAAAAAACTTTACCCCAACTTAAACCCCTTGAGTTAATGATTGAAGGGGATTTTATTTGGAGTTATGGGGGGTATGAGCCTAAAATTTCTCTTCCTAAAATTCTCAATGAAATTGCTGCTAAGTATGAGTTTATAGGTTATACAGGCGATACATCTGTTAAGACAGATTTATTGTCCATGTTATTAAATATGCACGATTACAATCATCAAAATGGAACTCATCGAGAATTATTTCGGATTATTGAAGTCCAGTTTAAAGAGTTTATTGATGATGGGTATAGTTCCCATGCTTTTTATGATAATATAACTGTTCCTTACCAATTTTGGGAAAAGGTGCAAAAGCCGGAATTATTTATGATTCCTAAAGTCATTGAAGCGCATTTAGAAAATCATTTTCCCTCGTTAGTCATTTTTTATGGAAATTTTCCGGGGGGGAAATTAGCTCAATGTCATTTTTTTGTCCCAGAATCAGAAACTCAAACCCGGACTTATGTGTTAATGTTTGCTCAAACTAAAAATCCCGTTTTTAAACTTCTAAAAAATAGAATTCTCAATTTAGCTAAAGTGGTTGTGGAACAAGATACAGATATTTTGGGAAAAATTTATGCTAATGTTCCTCAAAAAATTAAACTCAATAATGAAATAGGAATGGATTGGGTACGACGGAATTTTAAGACTTTTTCTGAATAA
- a CDS encoding PAS domain S-box protein, whose product MLTHYRPQTQRYSIAVLSVIIALGLMLLLDPWMPMETSPFLVFFVAVTVSAWYGGIKPGLVATFLSAIASYYWFFIPKETWDISTADAFRLMIFILECILISILCEALHQAKRKVEINLHSLQQKESMLEKANTQVSRILESIGEGFFALDYQWNFTYINNPGEIIFKQSRQTLEGKNIWQILPEIEGTVYEQFHRAIKEQIPICLEQNIFTESNQFYEIRAYPVSEGLAVYLLDVTERRLAALQLKESELRFRQLAENISKVFWISDLEKSEILYVSPAYERIWGKSCESLYQYPSSWLEAVHPEDRNRVNLAISQMKNGEQDFKEDYRIIRPDGQIRWIGARTFPIYDENGKRYRIAGFAEDITERKRAEQALQESERRFRRLVESNLFGVAFANIAGRLHYANDYYLNMVGYSREDLENGLIQWNQMTPPEWLDLDFKALEEMKVKGVTTPFEKEYLRKDGSRVPILIGAAFLDEPYEIAQEMIGFFLDLTRLKETEKALQQREEELRLIADATPALIAYVDSHQRYRFNNRRYEEWFGVPIDQISGKTLQEFLGDSLYEKVRPRIEKVLKGEQVIYEEEITLPNSESRYIRANYMPRFDSQGKVEGFVALINDFSDRKRMEDNLRESEERFRMMANSSPVMIWLTDETAGCIFVNQTWLNLTGRTLEQELGEGWTDNIHPEDLSYVLEDYLQAFNTRQPYEMQYRVKSANGDYRWILERGSPRFTPEGKFSGYIGSCTDVTERQQAIQALQQSEQALQQHAQMLDLANDSIIIRDLNEAIAYWNHGAERLYGWTKTEAEGHQIHNLLKTIFPQPKTEIYSILTRQGYWQGELTQTKQDGSQIIVSSRWTLQYNSQGQAIAILEISDDITERKQVEAALRVSEERFRAIFEQAAVGMSLLNLDGRWLRVNQKLCEITGYTQEELLQKTFQDITYPEDLETDLNYVSKLLAGEIETYSLEKRYIRQDKSLIWVEITVSLMWDQTQSKSSSKVPKPQYFITVIEDISEAKRGEIERQQAQIALQERAKELTSLNTVLASTTTMLQKRNQELDQFAYVVSHDLKAPLRAIANLSEWIEEDLEGQLPPENQEQLQLLRQRVHRMENLINGVLEYSRVGRKETKIETFSVDELLTEVIDSLSPPPTFTVEIGEGMPTLTTSKVFLAQIFSNLISNGINHYPGSDGHLWIRVKELDKFYEFAVADNGKGIAPEYHQRIFGIFQTLEKSENLESTGIGLAIVKKIIEYQGGNIKVESELGQGTTFRFTWPK is encoded by the coding sequence ATGCTAACCCATTATCGTCCTCAAACACAACGTTATAGCATCGCAGTTTTATCCGTCATTATCGCTTTAGGATTGATGTTACTGCTCGATCCTTGGATGCCGATGGAAACATCTCCTTTTTTAGTCTTTTTCGTCGCTGTAACAGTGAGTGCTTGGTATGGGGGGATAAAACCGGGATTAGTTGCCACGTTTTTATCAGCAATTGCCAGTTATTATTGGTTTTTTATCCCCAAAGAAACTTGGGATATAAGTACAGCCGATGCTTTCCGTCTCATGATTTTTATTCTTGAATGTATTTTAATTTCTATTTTGTGTGAAGCCTTGCATCAAGCTAAACGAAAAGTCGAAATTAATTTACACTCTCTTCAACAAAAAGAGTCCATGCTTGAGAAAGCAAATACTCAAGTTTCTCGAATTCTAGAAAGCATTGGAGAAGGATTTTTTGCTTTAGATTATCAGTGGAACTTTACCTATATTAACAATCCCGGTGAAATCATTTTTAAGCAATCTCGGCAAACCTTAGAAGGAAAAAATATTTGGCAAATCCTGCCCGAAATTGAGGGGACTGTTTATGAACAATTTCATCGGGCAATTAAAGAACAAATTCCTATCTGTTTAGAGCAAAATATTTTTACTGAATCTAATCAATTTTACGAAATACGAGCTTATCCAGTTTCAGAAGGATTAGCCGTCTATTTGTTGGATGTGACAGAGCGCCGATTAGCTGCCTTACAATTAAAAGAATCAGAGTTACGCTTTCGACAATTAGCAGAAAATATCAGCAAAGTTTTTTGGATTTCTGACCTTGAAAAGTCTGAAATTCTCTATGTTAGTCCGGCTTATGAAAGGATTTGGGGAAAAAGCTGTGAGAGTCTTTATCAATATCCCTCGTCTTGGTTAGAAGCGGTTCATCCAGAGGATCGAAACCGAGTTAATTTAGCCATTAGCCAAATGAAAAACGGGGAACAAGATTTTAAAGAAGATTATCGAATTATTCGCCCCGATGGTCAAATTCGTTGGATAGGAGCAAGAACTTTTCCGATTTATGATGAAAATGGGAAAAGATATCGAATTGCCGGTTTTGCAGAAGATATAACAGAACGAAAACGAGCAGAACAAGCGCTCCAAGAAAGTGAACGGCGTTTCCGTCGGTTAGTAGAATCTAATCTTTTTGGAGTGGCATTTGCTAATATTGCTGGTAGGCTTCACTACGCCAATGATTACTATCTCAACATGGTAGGATATAGCCGAGAAGACTTGGAAAATGGGTTAATTCAGTGGAATCAGATGACTCCTCCAGAATGGTTAGATTTAGACTTTAAAGCTTTAGAAGAAATGAAAGTTAAAGGAGTGACAACCCCCTTTGAAAAAGAATATCTTCGTAAAGACGGAAGTCGTGTTCCTATCCTCATTGGGGCAGCTTTTTTAGATGAACCCTACGAAATTGCTCAAGAAATGATCGGCTTCTTTTTAGATTTAACTCGACTCAAAGAAACAGAAAAAGCGTTACAACAACGAGAAGAAGAATTACGCTTAATTGCCGATGCTACCCCGGCTTTAATTGCTTATGTAGATTCTCATCAACGCTATCGGTTTAATAATCGTCGTTATGAGGAATGGTTTGGTGTTCCCATTGACCAAATTTCGGGTAAAACCTTACAAGAATTTTTAGGGGATTCTCTGTATGAAAAAGTTCGTCCTCGCATCGAGAAGGTATTAAAGGGAGAACAAGTTATTTATGAAGAAGAAATTACTCTACCTAACTCAGAATCTCGCTACATTAGAGCTAATTATATGCCTCGATTTGACTCTCAAGGTAAAGTAGAAGGATTTGTCGCTTTAATTAATGATTTTAGCGATCGAAAACGAATGGAAGATAACTTACGGGAAAGTGAAGAACGGTTTCGGATGATGGCGAATAGTTCCCCCGTGATGATTTGGTTAACCGATGAAACAGCCGGATGTATTTTTGTCAATCAAACATGGTTAAACTTAACCGGCAGAACCCTTGAGCAAGAATTAGGAGAGGGTTGGACTGATAATATACATCCAGAAGATCTTTCCTATGTTTTAGAAGATTATTTACAGGCATTTAACACCCGTCAGCCTTATGAAATGCAATATCGGGTTAAATCTGCCAATGGCGACTATCGTTGGATTTTAGAAAGGGGGAGTCCTCGATTTACCCCAGAAGGGAAATTTAGCGGTTATATTGGTTCTTGTACCGATGTCACAGAACGACAACAGGCAATACAAGCCCTACAACAGAGCGAACAAGCCCTACAACAACACGCCCAAATGTTAGACTTAGCTAATGATAGTATTATCATTCGGGATCTTAATGAAGCGATCGCTTATTGGAATCATGGAGCAGAACGTCTCTATGGTTGGACAAAAACCGAAGCAGAAGGACACCAAATTCATAATTTACTCAAAACCATTTTTCCTCAACCTAAGACGGAAATTTACTCTATCCTAACTCGTCAAGGATACTGGCAAGGAGAACTCACCCAAACTAAACAAGATGGTAGTCAAATTATCGTCAGTAGTCGTTGGACGCTACAATATAACTCACAAGGGCAAGCGATCGCTATTCTGGAAATTAGTGATGATATTACTGAGCGCAAACAGGTAGAAGCCGCGTTACGAGTCAGTGAAGAACGGTTTCGGGCTATTTTTGAACAAGCCGCCGTCGGGATGTCTCTTCTCAATTTAGACGGTCGATGGTTACGAGTCAATCAAAAACTTTGTGAAATTACAGGCTATACTCAAGAAGAATTATTACAAAAAACTTTTCAAGATATTACCTACCCCGAGGATCTCGAAACCGATCTTAATTATGTCAGTAAACTGCTGGCCGGAGAGATTGAAACTTACTCCCTCGAAAAACGTTATATTCGTCAAGATAAATCCTTAATTTGGGTTGAAATCACCGTGTCATTGATGTGGGATCAGACTCAATCAAAGTCTTCCTCAAAAGTCCCTAAACCCCAATATTTTATCACGGTTATTGAAGATATTAGCGAGGCAAAACGGGGAGAAATAGAACGCCAACAAGCGCAAATTGCCTTACAAGAACGCGCTAAAGAACTTACCTCCCTCAATACGGTTTTGGCGAGTACCACGACAATGTTACAAAAACGCAATCAAGAATTAGATCAATTTGCCTATGTCGTCTCTCATGATCTTAAAGCACCTCTACGAGCGATCGCTAATTTATCGGAATGGATAGAAGAAGATCTTGAGGGACAACTTCCCCCAGAAAATCAAGAACAGTTGCAATTACTTAGACAGCGAGTTCATCGCATGGAAAATTTAATTAATGGGGTATTAGAATACTCTCGCGTCGGACGCAAAGAAACCAAAATAGAGACTTTTTCAGTGGATGAGTTATTAACAGAAGTCATTGATTCATTGTCTCCCCCTCCTACGTTTACCGTTGAAATTGGGGAAGGTATGCCAACGTTAACGACTTCTAAAGTCTTTTTAGCTCAGATCTTTTCTAATTTAATCAGCAATGGAATTAATCATTATCCGGGTTCTGATGGTCATCTATGGATTAGGGTTAAAGAGTTAGATAAATTTTACGAATTTGCTGTTGCTGATAATGGGAAAGGAATTGCCCCAGAATATCATCAGCGAATTTTTGGCATTTTTCAAACCTTAGAAAAATCAGAAAACCTCGAAAGTACAGGCATTGGTTTGGCCATCGTTAAGAAAATTATCGAATATCAAGGCGGGAATATTAAAGTTGAGTCAGAACTAGGTCAAGGGACAACTTTCCGCTTTACTTGGCCTAAGTAG